CTGGAGGAGATCCGCGGCCGCCATGCGGTCATCTCCGAGTACCCGTGGAAGAAGCACGACTTCGGCTATCCCGGCCAGGAGGAGCCCAGCTCCATCGTCATCCACCAGGGCCGGTTCAACTGGCGGGCCATCTCCGAGGGTGAGTTCATCGCCTCCTTCCCGGGTGCGGACCGGGACGAGGACAACAATGCCGACTTCCTCGCCAACGCCCCGGTCGACGTCGAGAAGCTCCTCGCTGCCTTGGATGCGGTGATCCAGCTTGCGGAGAACACTGACGACACCGCCGTGACGGCAGCTGACGGGCCCCACGTCCCGGCGCACCTCGTCCTGTCCGCCATTGCCTCTGCCCTCGGAGGCGAATCATGACCGCGCTGGCTGAGCTGATCCTGGTCGAACTCCAGCGCCACGAAGCCGAACCGTCTTTCAACCTCCGCTGCACGTGCGGCCACATCGGGACGACGGTCAGCCGGCGCGGTGACTTCGAACGGCACGTCGCCCAGGAGATGGCAGCAGTCCTCGACGCGGCCGGCGTGGCGACGGCCGCAGAAGTGCTGGAGAAGGCAGCCGAAGCGGCGGAGGACCCGACCCCTAAGGACATGGACGACTTCCATATCGACCAAGCCGACGTCGGACCCTGGCTGCGTGCCCGGGCCGCGGCGGAACGATCAAAGGTATCCGGTGGCCACTGAACGGGACATGCTGGATTTGCTTCTGGACCGCTACACAGCGATCCGCCGGGGAACCATCTCTGACCGCTGGGTCCGCGCCGAGCACGTCAAGAGTTCCCTCGGCTATGCCGATGGGGACCGCATCGCTGACTTCATCGCAGGGGACAAGTACGGCGGCGGCGCCGAAGGCCTGAAGCTGGCCCTCCACGGCCACGAGGTCAAGGTGTCCCGGGCTGACTTCCTCAGTGAACTGCGCGACCCGTCCAAGGCCGATGCCATCAAGCGGTACATGCACCACTGGTGGCTGGTCGTCCCCGACGCCGCCATTGTGAAACCCGGCGAGCTGCCCGAGGGCTGGGGTCTGCTGGCCCCGGGGTCGGACGGAAAGCTGCGTGCCCGGAAGTCTGCACCCCGGCTCTCACCCGAGCAGCCTCCGCTTTCGTTCATCATGTCCCTGATGGCCGCCTCGTCCCGGACCGCGCACCGCGAACCGCTCCGCAGGGACGCCCCGGTGACGTTCGGCCGGCGCTACGCCAGGCACTGCGGGTTCTGCAATACCCCATCCCCCTGCGCCATCCACCAGCCAAGAGCCTTAGCGGCCAGCGGCCAGACCCTGAAAGAGGCCTCATGACCACCAACCGGAGCGGCGTTCCCGCCATGCTGCACACAGGCGCGCCGGGCTCCGGCCGTAACTGGGGCATCCTTCAGGCCCTTATCCGCACGCAGCGCCTCCTGACGGACGTCCGCCGCGGCGGCTTTCCTCTGTTCCGCAGGGACTCCTGCAACCGCTGAGCAGCCGTGCGTCGGTGAGCTTTCCCGCCACCGCCCCACACATAGGTGCCATGAGCACCCTGAGCCACACCCACGTCCGCCGCGAGCCCACCCAGTTCCGCGTCACCGTCATCGAGAATGACGACGACCTGCACTATCTGGGCCGGACCTACGACATCCACCCGTACAAGGATGGCTGCATCGTCCGCTACATAGACCGTGACGGGATGGAGCAGGAACGGGTGCCGCTCCTGGGGATGTATCTGACTGAGGAACTGGACCAGGACGGCCAGGTGACCCGCACCCACCAGCTGCTGACCTTCCAGGAGTACAACGAGCAGTTCGTGGAGCGCGGCGATCCGAACCTCATCTACGGAGTCAGGGCCGCCGGCGGCAGCCATGTCGAGGTCACCCGCGGCACCCTGGAGAGCGCCCGCATCGGCGTCCAGCTCTTCAATCACCGCCACCCGCTCGGCAAGTTCGAGGTAGTCTCCCTCCCGCGTGACACGGACACCGATGACAGCACCTGGACGGTGGTAGGCCACTGATGACCACCCCTGACCAACCTACGGAGACCACCGTGAGCACACCCATCGCGCCCGTTACCGCCATTGTCTTCACCGACCCCTCAAATCCTGACAAGGCTGTGGAATGCTTCAATGCCCGGTTGTCGGGGCCTGAGCTGGAGAAGCTGACGACACCGTACCCAGACATCCAGCCGCCGATGTTCCCGATGCTGACCGCCATGATGGGCCTCTTCCCCTTGCTTGTCTGTGGCATGCACGCGTTCGGCTGGGCCGTCAATCTGACGTCGGAAGTGTTCCCCGACCTGATCATGCCTTTCGTGTTCCCGGGGATCGGCGTGACGCTGGCCAGCCTGCTCTGGATCTCCTACGTCATGTCCCCGAAGCGGCCCCGCCCGAAGGCCTGGCGGGACTCCCTCAGTGCTGCGTGGTTGAAGCACAGTGGCGGTGTCTACCTGTTCGGCGACATCCCGAAAGACGTCAACGAGGAGGTCTGGAACGATGCGATCACGCTGGACAGCATCGGCCGCGGACTGAACCGCCTCGACCCCCGCGGCGACGAGCTGGACGGCGCCCGCGCTGCCCTGGTCAGCTACATCGCGGCCTCCCGCATCCCGCTGCTGGACAAGCGCGCCGCCGAGGCTCCCCACATCAAGGACCCGGCCGTCCGAAAGGCTGCCAAGGACTACAAGCGTGCCGTTGAGAAGCAGGCAGACGCCCGGCGGTTCCTGGACGGCAAGATCGCCGGGGCCAGGGAACTGCTGGCCGCCCGCCGGCAGGAACGCACCGACGCCGAACTGATCCGCCTGGCGAACGAACGATGACCGTCTACGTCGACAGCATGCGGATGCGCGCCACGGTCGGCAGGATCACGGCCAACTGGTCCCACCTGAGCGCCGACACCACCGACGAGCTCCTCGAGTTCGCGGCCAGGCTCGGGCTCAGGGCCTCCTGGATCCAGAACCCCGGCCACGTCTGGAAGGAACACTTCGACGTCACCGACTCCAAGCGAGAGCTGGCCATCAGGCTCGGGGCCAAGCCCATCACCATGCAGGAGGCGGTCACGCTGTGGACCGCGAAGCGGGAAGCGGCCCGGGCAGCGTAACGCCGCCCTCCGTACACATGGGGCCCATGACCACTTTTGAAGCCCGCGTCGGGTACACCGCAGAATTCCATGGCGAGAAGTCCATCGTCACGTTCGCCAACCTGAGCAGCGTCTATCTTCCCCTGCCGGTGTGCACCATCGAGCTCAAAAAGGGCGAGGTGTTCATGGTCGTGGGACAGGACAAAACCGAGTACTTCGGTGACCTGTTGCAGGCACTCCGGTTCGCCGACAACCACGGCGTGGGACGGAAGCCCGGCGCCATCACCATCCTTTCCCCTTGCCGGTCCGAGAAGGGCATCCCCGTCTGGGCCGTCGAGCAGATCCACGAACGTGCCGTCGCGAAATCCTAGGAACCCATGACTGACAAAGCCGCCTCCAGGCCCCGGTTCGCCCGTATCTGGCCGTTCGTCCATGAGGTGCCGAACGGTCTGCAGACCATCCTGCCCGTGGGCCGGGTGAGCGTCTTCAACCGCGGCCTCACCACCGAGGAGCTCAAGCCGCTCACGGAGAGTTTCCAGACCCCGTGCGGCAAGGCCTTCAAGGTGGTCGGGCAGGTCTTCCTGTGGGTCTTCTGTGCACAGGGCCTTATGTGGGCCGGACTGCTGGGCCTGGATCTTCTGTTCAACCTGGAGCCGCCTCGCCCGGAAGTCCAGGCATGGATCACTGAGCACCTGACCAACACACTCAATGCCGCCCGCGCCATCGACTTCATGGTTCTCGCAGCCATGGCCCCTGTCCTCGCCGTCCTGTACACGATCCACTTCGTCGCGTGGAGGAAGTGGCGGGCATCCGTCGCCGCTGCCTGGGAGCAGGCAGGGAACCGGCTTGTCCACACCAGGAACCTGCCGGGCAGCCGCCGCGTGCAGGTCGACCACCTCGGCGGGAAGCTGGACCCTGCGGTACGCCGTCTCGACCCGGAAAACGAAGAGCACTGCCGCCTGGTGACAGAGGCGGTGGCTGCCATCGGCCGCTACATCGACCTTCCCATACCCAGCGAGGAGGCGCGCAGTGTTGCCAAATCCAAGTCCCAGGACCCGGCAGTCCAGAAGGTCCGCGCCGAGTACGAGGCAGCTGTGGCTGCCGAGAGGGCAGCACTCCAGGAAGCCGAGGCTGCGGTTCTCGCCGTCGAAACCCTCGCCGGTGAGGTGAAGGCCGCGAAGGCCGAGCAGAAGATCATCGGCATCGCCAAGACCATTCTTGAAGGATCCCGATCACGATGACAGTGGAATTTTCCGCCCGTGACCTCCTGGCAGGGCACCTCGCTGCCCTGCTCCCCGGCCACACCCAGGAGGACCTGCAGGCTGCGGCCGACGGGCTTCTGAGCCTCGGCTACTGGCAGATCAGTCCCATTGACGGCTTGCCCGCGGTCACGGACCTGGCGATCGAGGCCGGCACCAACCAGCTCCGGTCTCAGCTGGGCGACTTCACCTCATCGGAGATCCTGATGCGCAAGCGGACCAAGTTCGTCCTGCGCGCCGCCCTGCCCTACCTCAAACCCCAGACCGCACCGGAGGACCAGTCATGACCAGCACCGAAGAGCGACCCACCCCGTCGG
This genomic stretch from Pseudarthrobacter sp. BIM B-2242 harbors:
- a CDS encoding DUF4031 domain-containing protein, coding for MTVYVDSMRMRATVGRITANWSHLSADTTDELLEFAARLGLRASWIQNPGHVWKEHFDVTDSKRELAIRLGAKPITMQEAVTLWTAKREAARAA